A single genomic interval of Fusobacterium russii ATCC 25533 harbors:
- a CDS encoding toxin-antitoxin system YwqK family antitoxin, translating to MDNNIIVGNDGYLLTENGKKFTGIYKEYYSNGFVKSETEIKKGRREGFFKKYDKNGKIEIEGNFKDNKEHGEWKDYSQGHLLITYHNKGNCEKSSIYIKQEGTTKMLLIRELYHLTGLLSSTFYSDIDVSNDLLFRNTFCIKEIANKNQDFTTNIKNYEAGELLYHIYFLKDASAHGPHIKIDAFTENGPVKSISLCENGYHINDNASKRKKILEYYSSNPRISSEGKRMVKMYFNKYPAPISGITKFLRGCFLFFIIIIAILGYLIYKFG from the coding sequence ATGGATAATAATATTATTGTCGGTAATGATGGATATTTATTGACAGAAAATGGGAAAAAATTTACAGGAATATACAAAGAATATTATTCAAATGGCTTTGTAAAATCTGAAACAGAAATAAAAAAGGGGAGAAGAGAAGGCTTTTTTAAAAAATATGATAAAAATGGAAAAATTGAAATAGAAGGAAATTTTAAAGATAATAAAGAACATGGAGAATGGAAAGATTATAGTCAAGGTCATCTCTTAATAACTTACCATAATAAAGGAAATTGTGAAAAATCAAGTATTTATATAAAGCAAGAGGGAACGACTAAAATGTTGTTGATTAGAGAATTATACCACTTAACAGGTCTTCTAAGTTCAACTTTTTATAGCGACATTGATGTCAGCAATGATCTTTTGTTCAGAAATACTTTTTGTATAAAAGAAATTGCGAATAAAAATCAAGATTTTACAACAAATATTAAAAATTATGAAGCAGGAGAATTATTATATCATATATATTTTCTTAAAGATGCTTCTGCACATGGTCCTCATATTAAAATTGATGCATTCACAGAAAATGGTCCAGTAAAAAGCATTTCATTATGTGAAAATGGATATCATATTAATGATAATGCCTCAAAAAGAAAAAAAATACTAGAATATTACTCTAGTAATCCAAGAATTTCATCTGAAGGAAAAAGAATGGTAAAAATGTACTTTAATAAATATCCTGCTCCTATTTCTGGGATTACAAAATTTTTGAGAGGTTGCTTTCTTTTCTTTATTATAATAATAGCAATTTTAGGATACTTGATATATAAATTTGGTTAA
- a CDS encoding DUF1232 domain-containing protein — translation MKYVKLLLALGYIILPVDFIPEALLGYFGLIDDGAALIYIATLLFGND, via the coding sequence ATGAAATATGTAAAATTATTATTAGCTTTAGGTTACATAATATTACCTGTTGACTTTATCCCTGAGGCTTTACTTGGATATTTTGGTCTTATTGATGATGGTGCTGCATTAATATATATTGCGACTCTTTTATTTGGAAATGATTAA